A genomic segment from Glycine max cultivar Williams 82 chromosome 1, Glycine_max_v4.0, whole genome shotgun sequence encodes:
- the LOC100783419 gene encoding uncharacterized protein, translated as MENKEADTTTGQATHRVTRGIHDKDHSVLRRLDSDGNVDTTQTLHNLNEDELVGFEEAWKGNNMAQFPGFNVHRKEDSSSGKHNRNPVWPLQYLEPAGRSRGFPSNYEAGTNSGGRTKKVVRINIE; from the exons ATGG aaaacaaagaagCTGACACAACAACTGGCCAGGCAACACATAGGGTCACTAGAGGAATCCATGACAAG GATCATTCAGTTTTGAGGAGGCTTGACTCAGATGGTAACGTTGATACCACACAAACACTCCACAATCTTAATGAAG aTGAGCTTGTAGGATTTGAAGAAGCATGGAAAGGAAATAATATGGCACAATTTCCCGGATTTAATGTGCATAGGAAGGAGG ATTCTAGCAGTGGCAAGCATAACAGAAACCCGGTTTGGCCACTTCAGTATTTGGAGCCAGCAGGAAGATCAAGAGGATTTCCATCAAACTATGAGGCAGGAACCAATTCCGGGGGCAGAACAAAGAAAGTTGTTAGAATCAATATTGAGTGA